The DNA window GGCGCGCCGTTGGGCACGCGCTTCTGGTGCACCTTCTCCCCTGCCAGACCCTTGGGGAAGCGATGCATCATGCAGGGGCGCTCCCGAAGGGCGCGCACGATGCCGTCACCGACGCTGAGGTAGTAGTTCACCAGATCGAGCTTGGTTGCCCCACTCTCGGGGAAGTACACCCGATCCGGGTTCGAGATCCGTACGATGCGGTCACCGACCGGTAGTTCGATCGCAGGTGAGCTACTGGCCATGAACCGAGCCTAGGTGACGGCAGGCTTGTCATCCGCACTATTCGGGTACTGCCGAAGGACCATCAGCATCGACACGAGGAGCACCGTTGATCTTCATCACCGCCAAGTTCAAAGTGAAGCCCGAGCATGCCGACAACTGGCCTGAGATCTCACGCGACTTCACCGAAGCCTGCCAGGCCGAGGAAGGCTGCCTGTGGTATTTCTGGTCGCGCACTCTCGACGACCCCACCGAGTACGTCCTGGTGGAGGGTTTCAAGGATCCCGATGCCGGTGCCACACACGTGAACTCGGCGCACTTCAAGCAGGCCCAGAAGGATCTCCCGCAGTACCTGCAGGAGACGCCGAAAATCATCAGCCAGGAGGTCGACGGGACCGACTGGAACGAATTGGGCGAACTCGCAGTCGAATAGCGTCGGAATCGGGTGCATCCGACCGCGCTGAGCGCGGCCGGATGCACCCAATTCTCCTGACCGAGGCCCCTTCCGCACGAAAAAGCCCGACCCCACCGAAGTGGAGTCGGGCTTTTTTCGAGAGAGACGGACTCAGAAGTCCATGCCGCCCATGCCACCGGTCGGGTCGCCCGCGGGCGCTCCGGCCTTCTCTGGCTTGTCGGCGACGACGGCCTCGGTGGTGAGGAACAGAGCCGCGATGGACGCTGCGTTCTGCAGTGCCGAGCGGGTGACCTTGACCGGGTCGTTGATGCCTGCAGCGAGCAGGTCCTCGTACTCGTTGGTCGCGGCATTGAGGCCGTGACCTGCGGGCAGGTTGGAGACCTTGTCCGCGACAACGCCGGGCTCGAGGCCTGCGTTGAATGCGATCTGCTTGAGCGGAGCGGACAGCGCGACGCGAACGATGTTCACGCCGGTTGCCTCGTCACCGTCGAGCTTGAGGTTGTCGAGTGCAGGCGCTGCCTGGAGCAGAGCCACGCCGCCACCGGCGACGATGCCTTCTTCGACGGCTGCCTTGGCGTTTCGCACAGCATCTTCGATACGGTGCTTGCGCTCCTTGAGCTCGACCTCGGTTGCCGCTCCGGCCTTGATGACTGCAACGCCACCGGCCAGCTTGGCCAGGCGCTCCTGCAGCTTCTCACGGTCGTAGTCGGAATCGGAGTTCTCGATCTCGGCGCGGATCTGGCTGACACGACCGGCGATGGCGTCGGAGTCGCCCGAGCCCTCGACGATGGTGGTCTCGTCCTTGGTGATGACGACCTTGCGTGCCTGACCGAGCAACTCGAGTCCGGCGGTCTCCAGGGAGAGGCCGACCTCTTCGCTGATGACCTCGCCACCGGTGAGGATGGCGATGTCGGCGAGCTGCGCCTTGCGACGGTCACCGAATCCGGGAGCCTTGACGGCAACGGACTTGAAGGTGCCACGGATCTTGTTCACCACGAGGGTGGAGAGAGCTTCGCCCTCGACGTCCTCGGCGATGATGACGAGCGGCTTGCCCGACTGGATGACCTTCTCCAGCAGCGGCAGCAGGTCCTTGACCGTGGAGATCTTGGAGCTGACGAGCAGGATGTACGCGTCTTCGAGGACGGCTTCCTGACGCTCTGCATCGGTGGCGAAGTATGCCGAGATGTAGCCCTTGTCGAAGCGCATGCCCTCGGTCAGTTCGAGCTGCAGGCCGAAGGTGTTGGACTCCTCGACCGTGATGACGCCTTCCTTGCCGACCTTGTCCATTGCCTCGGCGATGAGCTCGCCGATGGACGGGTCGCCTGCGGAGATGCCAGCGGTAGCAGCGATCTGCTCCTTGGTGTCGATCTCCTTGGCGGAAGCCAGCAGCGACTCGGTGACGGCTGCAACAGCCTTCTCGATGCCGCGCTTGAGGCCGAGCGGGTTCGCGCCGGCTGCGACGTTGCGCAGGCCTTCACGAACGAGTGCCTGAGCGAGAACGGTAGCGGTGGTGGTGCCGTCGCCTGCGACGTCGTCAGTCTTCTTGGCGACCTCCTTGACGAGCTCGGCACCGATCTTCTCGTAGGGATCTTCGAGCTCGATCTCCTTGGCGATGGAAACACCATCGTTGGTGATCGTGGGAGCTCCCCACTTCTTCTCGAGCACGACGTTGCGACCCTTGGGTCCCAACGTCACCTTTACTGCGTCGGCGAGGGCGTTGAGTCCTCGCTCGAGGCCACGGCGTGCCTCTTCGTCGAACGCGATGATCTTGGCCATTGCGAAGTGATCCTCCGGATTGGGGGTGACACGCAGAACGAAACGTGTGTCGTCTCGCTCATCTGCACTTGCTCGGCCGAGTTCGGTGCCCGCGACGGACGACCAGGGGTGTCGATGATTCCCAGCCTCACCGTCCCGACCTGGCACTCACAAGGCGCGAGTGCCAACTGCATTTCTAGCACTCGCCCATGCCGAGTGCAAGGTCGATCGTGAGTGTTCGCCGAGGGCGCACCCCGCGACCGGATCTAGGCGCCGAGCAGATGCTCACCACCCCAAGTCCGTTTTCACCCACTGTTTACACCCGAACGCTTTGTTTACACCCAACGCCTTTCCTTGCGCGATGGAAGGGAAATACCGTTCGGGACAGGAGCATTGGAGCATCCACTAATTCGGACAATTCACCCTGGACTCACTTAGGCAGCGAGGAATCACATGTCCGATTCGGTCGACACCACCTACGACAACTCGGCGATGGACCACGAGGAGGAGGGCTATCACAAAGGCCTGAAGCCCCGTCAGCTTCAGATGATCGCGATCGGCGGAGCCATCGGTACCGGTCTATTCCTCGGAGCCGGCGCACGACTCGAAAGCGCAGGCCCCGGCCTCTTCCTCGCCTATGCCTTATGCGGGCTCTTCGTCTTCTTCATCCTCCGCGCCCTCGGAGAGTTGGTACTGCATCGTCCGTCGTCGGGATCGTTCGTCTCCTACGCTCGCGAGTTCTTCGGCGAGAAGGCGGCCTTCGTCGCGGGCTGGATGTACTTCCTGAACTGGGCGATGACAGCCATCGTCGACGTCACCGCCATTGCGACGTACATGCACTACTGGGGCTCGTTCGAGGTGATCCCGCAGTGGGTCATCGCACTCATTGCGCTGGTTCTCGTCATGAGCCTCAACCTCATCTCCGTCAGGTGGTTCGGTGAGATGGAGTTCTGGGCGGCGATGATCAAGGTGATCGCGCTCGTGACGTTCCTGATCGTGGGCATAGTCTTCCTCGCCGGACGCATTCCAGTCGGGACCGAGATGCCTGGAATCAGCCTGATCACCGACAACGGCGGGTTGTTCCCGTCGGGTGCGTGGCCGCTGGTCATCGTCATCTCGGGTGTCGTCTTCGCCTATGCAGCCGTCGAGCTCGTCGGTACGGCCGCAGGTGAGACAGAGAACCCTGCCAAGATCATGCCCCGGGCCATCAATTCGGTCATCGCCCGCATCGCACTGTTCTATGTCGGCTCCCTCGTCCTGCTCGCACTGCTCCTCCCCTACACCGCGTACTCGGCGGGCACGTCTCCGTTCGTGACGTTCTTCTCGAGCATCGGCCTCGGCGGCGCAGGCACGATCATGAACATCGTCGTGCTGACAGCCGCGTTGTCGAGCCTCAATGCGGGTCTGTATTCGACGGGTCGAATCCTGCGTTCGATGGCGATGAACGGCAGCGCCCCCGAATTCACCAAGAAGATGACCAAGGGCGGCGTGCCCTTCGGAGGCATTCTGCTGACCTGCTTCATCACACTGTTCGGCGTCGCCCTCAATGCAATCGCGCCGGGTGAGGCATTCGAGATCGTGCTGAACATGTCAGCCCTGGGCATCATCGCGAGCTGGGCAACGATCGTGCTTTGCCAGATCCAGCTCTACCGATGGTCCAAGAAGGGAATCCTCGAACGACCGAAGTTCCGGCTGTTCGGCGCCCCCTACACCAGTTACGCGACGCTGGTGTTCCTGTTCGGTGTCCTCGTGCTGATGGCATTCGACGCACCGATCGGTTCGTGGACCATCGCGACACTCGTCGTCATCATCCCGGCGCTCATCGGCGGCTGGTACCTGGTCCGTGCCAAGGTCCTCGCGGTGGCCGAAGAGCGTCTCGGGTACACCGGCAACTACCCTGTCGTCGCCAACAGGCCACTCGAGGACGACGAATTCAACACCTGACGAGTCCGACGCTAGTGATATCGGCGTAGAACGCCTCGCAGCCCCGCCCCGAAGGGAGACCTCCGGGGCGGGGGTTCGGGAGCGGGGGCGGCAAGCGCACGGGCAACCGCGTCGCTCAGTTCCTTGCACGTCGAATACCGGTCCCCTGGGTCCTTCGCCAACGCTGTCGCGACGACCCCGTTCAGCCCCTTCCTCAGCGTCGTTCGACGCTCGGTCACCACGGGAGGAGATGCGTTGAGGTGAGCATCCGTGATCGCCAGCGCGGTCGACAACGGGTAGGGCGGCTTTCCGGTGAGCAGTTCCACCAGCGTCGCTCCGAGCGCATAGATATCCGTCGCCGCCGTCAGCGTCTCCCCTCTCAGCAACTCGGGGGCGGCGTATCGAATGGACGCCATGACGGTCCCACCAGTCGCGAGCGGCGTCGAATCGTCGAGTAGCCTCGCAATACCCCAGTCGGACAACAGGACCTGCTCGTATCCGTCCGGCCGCGCTTCGGTGCTGATCAGAATATTCGACGGCTTCACATCACGGTGAAGAATGCCGCACGAGTGGGCGTAATCGAGCCCCTTTGCCACTTCGCTGATGATGCGGGCTGCACGGACCGGCTCCAACGCGATCTGTCCCCGCGCCACCAAACGTGCTGCGCTGTAACCCTCGACGTAGTGCATCGACATCCACAACTGGCCTTCGCACTCTCCGTGCGCGTGCACCGACACGATGTTCGGATGGTGCAGCCTCCCCGCGATCTCGGCTTCGCCGACGAACTTGGCTCGAAGCCGTTCGCTCTGCGAGGCTTCACTGTTGAGGATTTTGAGCGTCTCACGGCCCGCAACCAGGTACACCTCGCTCATGCCGCCTACCCCGAGCAGACGCTCGACGGTGTACCCGGCGAAGGAATCACCCGGCACCAGGCGGCCGCGCGTCACGGTAAGACCGGTATACGTGGTTGCCGCACGAAGAAAACAGTAGTGGGAGGACAGTCCGTCAGCGACTCGTGCGATTCACCGGGTTCGCATGCATACGGTAGGTCGGCTACGGTTATCCATGGCACTTGACCATATACAGCGAAAAGTACGAGAACCGAAAGTGGTCGGCCCGGCACGGTCGCCGCACCTCGAACCGAGTGGCCAAGCGTCGGCCGCCGCCCACGATTCGCATACGAAATTGTGAGGACGGAAGCGCCAGTGAGTTCAGAAAAGAAGCCCAACGCAGTCAAGGAAGCGTGGGCTGGCCTTCGTAAGCCAGTTTTCATCCCAGCGTCCATCATCATCTTCGCGATGATCGCGTTCTCCGTCATCTTCGCGAGAACAGCCGAAGGCGCCTTCGAATCGCTCAACGCCGCAATCACCGATGGTGTCGGGTGGTGGTACATCCTCAGCGCAACCGGGTTCGTGGTCTTCGCCATCTACTGCGGCGTGAGTCGTGTCGGCAATATCCGGCTCGGTCGCGACGACGAGAAGCCTGAATTCGGAGTGCTGTCGTGGTTCGCGATGCTGTTCAGCGCAGGCATGGGCATCGGTCTGGTGTTCTACGGCGTTGCCGAGCCTCTGTCGCATTATGTCGTTCCGCCTGAGGCCGGGGGTGTCGCAGGGTCGACCGATCCCGCTGCCAATCAGGCGATGGAGCTGACACTCTTCCACTGGGGTCTGCATGCGTGGGCCATCTACGTCGTCGTCGGACTCGGCCTTGCCTACATGACCTACCGCAAGGGACGTCCGCTCTCCATCCGCTGGCTTCTCGAGCCACTGCTGGGACGTAAGCGGATCGAAGGTCCGATCGGACACGCGATCGACACCATCGCAATTGTCGGTACGTTGTTCGGCGTCGCTACCTCGCTCGGATTCGGCGTCCAGCAGATTTCTGCAGGACTGGAGTACCTCGGGTGGGTCGATACCAACAACTGGTCCACTGTCATTCTCATTGTGTTCGTGACCGGCCTCGCGACGTTCTCCGTTGTGTCCGGTGTCTCCAAGGGACTCAAGTGGCTGTCCAATATCAACATGGGGATGGCTGCAGGCCTTGCGCTGTTCGTCCTGATTCTCGGACCGACGCTGTTTCTCCTGCAGTCCTGGGTTCAGAACCTCGGCGGTTATGCCCAAGCGCTCCCCGAGCTGATGCTGCGCACCTCGCCCTTCTCCGACGACGGCTGGGCCGGTTCTTGGACCATCTTCTACTGGGGATGGTGGATGAGCTGGGCGCCGTTCGTCGGCATGTTCATCGCCCGTATCTCGCGCGGTCGCACCATTCGCGAGTTCGTGTTCGGCGTGCTTCTGGCACCGACCGTCATCGGCTCACTGTGGTTCACCATCTTCGGTGACGCCGGCATTCTCCGGCAGCGCGAACAGGGTGACATGCTCGTCGACGGAGCAGTCGATACCAACACCAGCCTCTTCCAGCTGCTCGACGGGCTCCCGCTGGGGATCATCACCAGCGTGCTGGCCATTCTGGTCATCGTGTTCTTCTTCGTGACGTCGTCGGACTCGGGTTCGCTCGTCATCGACATCCTCTCCACCGGAGGCGATCTCGATACCCCGAAGATCACTCGGATGTATTGGTCGGTTCTCGAAGGCGTCGTCGCAGCGATTCTGCTTCTGATCGGCGGGGCCGGCTCTCTCACTGCCCTGCAGACGATGTCGATCGCGACGGCTGTACCCTTCTCGATCATTCTGGTATTGGCCTGTGTGTCCATGCTCAAGGCGTTCCGCTACGACGTCGCGACGACGCCACGTTACGTACGGGTCACCCAGACCTCGACGGCGACCGATTCCGAAGAACCCGTCGACATTCCGTCGACGACGTCGGGCGAAGCCGTTCGAACCCCCAAACGCTTTCGGGGAGCTGGGATCTCGTCGACGTTCGCAGGCCTGAGTCCGTCACGGGTGGGAGTCCCCGAGTCCAACGAGGGCGACGTTGTGCTCGCGGTGCACGAGGTGCACAGCGAGTCGCTGGAAGTGCATCCGGAGACCGGAGAAGTCGAGTACTCGGCGAGCAGCGGACCTGTGGATCCGCTGGGCGGAGAGGTGTTCGACACCCAGGAGTTCGCGGATTCCCATGAGGGACAAACGCACCCGAACTCGTAGAGGCACCGAGTAAGTAGACGAAGGGGTCCGGCGCATGCCGGGCCCCTT is part of the Rhodococcus sovatensis genome and encodes:
- a CDS encoding putative quinol monooxygenase, whose amino-acid sequence is MIFITAKFKVKPEHADNWPEISRDFTEACQAEEGCLWYFWSRTLDDPTEYVLVEGFKDPDAGATHVNSAHFKQAQKDLPQYLQETPKIISQEVDGTDWNELGELAVE
- the groL gene encoding chaperonin GroEL (60 kDa chaperone family; promotes refolding of misfolded polypeptides especially under stressful conditions; forms two stacked rings of heptamers to form a barrel-shaped 14mer; ends can be capped by GroES; misfolded proteins enter the barrel where they are refolded when GroES binds), which gives rise to MAKIIAFDEEARRGLERGLNALADAVKVTLGPKGRNVVLEKKWGAPTITNDGVSIAKEIELEDPYEKIGAELVKEVAKKTDDVAGDGTTTATVLAQALVREGLRNVAAGANPLGLKRGIEKAVAAVTESLLASAKEIDTKEQIAATAGISAGDPSIGELIAEAMDKVGKEGVITVEESNTFGLQLELTEGMRFDKGYISAYFATDAERQEAVLEDAYILLVSSKISTVKDLLPLLEKVIQSGKPLVIIAEDVEGEALSTLVVNKIRGTFKSVAVKAPGFGDRRKAQLADIAILTGGEVISEEVGLSLETAGLELLGQARKVVITKDETTIVEGSGDSDAIAGRVSQIRAEIENSDSDYDREKLQERLAKLAGGVAVIKAGAATEVELKERKHRIEDAVRNAKAAVEEGIVAGGGVALLQAAPALDNLKLDGDEATGVNIVRVALSAPLKQIAFNAGLEPGVVADKVSNLPAGHGLNAATNEYEDLLAAGINDPVKVTRSALQNAASIAALFLTTEAVVADKPEKAGAPAGDPTGGMGGMDF
- a CDS encoding amino acid permease, yielding MSDSVDTTYDNSAMDHEEEGYHKGLKPRQLQMIAIGGAIGTGLFLGAGARLESAGPGLFLAYALCGLFVFFILRALGELVLHRPSSGSFVSYAREFFGEKAAFVAGWMYFLNWAMTAIVDVTAIATYMHYWGSFEVIPQWVIALIALVLVMSLNLISVRWFGEMEFWAAMIKVIALVTFLIVGIVFLAGRIPVGTEMPGISLITDNGGLFPSGAWPLVIVISGVVFAYAAVELVGTAAGETENPAKIMPRAINSVIARIALFYVGSLVLLALLLPYTAYSAGTSPFVTFFSSIGLGGAGTIMNIVVLTAALSSLNAGLYSTGRILRSMAMNGSAPEFTKKMTKGGVPFGGILLTCFITLFGVALNAIAPGEAFEIVLNMSALGIIASWATIVLCQIQLYRWSKKGILERPKFRLFGAPYTSYATLVFLFGVLVLMAFDAPIGSWTIATLVVIIPALIGGWYLVRAKVLAVAEERLGYTGNYPVVANRPLEDDEFNT
- a CDS encoding serine/threonine-protein kinase, producing the protein MTRGRLVPGDSFAGYTVERLLGVGGMSEVYLVAGRETLKILNSEASQSERLRAKFVGEAEIAGRLHHPNIVSVHAHGECEGQLWMSMHYVEGYSAARLVARGQIALEPVRAARIISEVAKGLDYAHSCGILHRDVKPSNILISTEARPDGYEQVLLSDWGIARLLDDSTPLATGGTVMASIRYAAPELLRGETLTAATDIYALGATLVELLTGKPPYPLSTALAITDAHLNASPPVVTERRTTLRKGLNGVVATALAKDPGDRYSTCKELSDAVARALAAPAPEPPPRRSPFGAGLRGVLRRYH
- a CDS encoding BCCT family transporter, translating into MSSEKKPNAVKEAWAGLRKPVFIPASIIIFAMIAFSVIFARTAEGAFESLNAAITDGVGWWYILSATGFVVFAIYCGVSRVGNIRLGRDDEKPEFGVLSWFAMLFSAGMGIGLVFYGVAEPLSHYVVPPEAGGVAGSTDPAANQAMELTLFHWGLHAWAIYVVVGLGLAYMTYRKGRPLSIRWLLEPLLGRKRIEGPIGHAIDTIAIVGTLFGVATSLGFGVQQISAGLEYLGWVDTNNWSTVILIVFVTGLATFSVVSGVSKGLKWLSNINMGMAAGLALFVLILGPTLFLLQSWVQNLGGYAQALPELMLRTSPFSDDGWAGSWTIFYWGWWMSWAPFVGMFIARISRGRTIREFVFGVLLAPTVIGSLWFTIFGDAGILRQREQGDMLVDGAVDTNTSLFQLLDGLPLGIITSVLAILVIVFFFVTSSDSGSLVIDILSTGGDLDTPKITRMYWSVLEGVVAAILLLIGGAGSLTALQTMSIATAVPFSIILVLACVSMLKAFRYDVATTPRYVRVTQTSTATDSEEPVDIPSTTSGEAVRTPKRFRGAGISSTFAGLSPSRVGVPESNEGDVVLAVHEVHSESLEVHPETGEVEYSASSGPVDPLGGEVFDTQEFADSHEGQTHPNS